In the Neofelis nebulosa isolate mNeoNeb1 chromosome 11, mNeoNeb1.pri, whole genome shotgun sequence genome, one interval contains:
- the PPTC7 gene encoding protein phosphatase PTC7 homolog, which produces MFSVLSYGRLVARAVLGGLSQTDPRAGGGGGGDYGLVTAGCGFGKDFRKGLLKKGACYGDDACFVARHRSADVLGVADGVGGWRDYGVDPSQFSGTLMRTCERLVKEGRFVPSNPIGILTTSYCELLQNKVPLLGSSTACIVVLDRTSHRLHTANLGDSGFLVVRGGEVVHRSDEQQHYFNTPFQLSIAPPEAEGVVLSDSPDAADSTSFDVQLGDIILTATDGLFDNMPDYMILQELKKLKNSNYESIQQTARSIAEQAHELAYDPNYMSPFAQFACDNGLNVRGGKPDDITVLLSIVAEYTD; this is translated from the exons atgTTCTCGGTCCTCTCGTACGGGCGGCTGGTGGCCCGCGCCGTCCTCGGTGGCCTCTCGCAGACCGACCCCAGGgccggtggcggcggcggcggtgacTACGGGCTGGTGACGGCCGGCTGCGGCTTCGGCAAAGACTTCCGTAAGGGCCTTCTCAAGAAGGGCGCGTGCTACGGGGACGACGCGTGCTTCGTGGCCCGGCACCGCTCAGCAGACGTGCTCG gggtTGCAGATGGTGTAGGAGGATGGAGAGACTATGGAGTTGATCCATCTCAGTTCTCAGGGACTTTAATGCGGACGTGTGAACGGTTAGTAAAAGAAGGACGGTTCGTCCCAAGTAATCCCATTGGAATCCTCACCACGAGCTACTGTGAGTTGCTGCAAAATAAAGTACCCTTGCTTG GTAGCAGTACTGCCTGCATTGTGGTGCTGGACAGAACTAGCCACCGCTTACACACAGCAAACCTGGGCGATTCGGGCTTCCTGGTTGTCAGGGGTGGTGAAGTTGTGCACCGATCAGATGAGCAGCAGCATTACTTCAACACTCCATTCCAGCTCTCAATTGCACCACCTGAAGCCGAGGGAGTCGTCCTGAGTGACAG CCCGGATGCTGCTGATAGCACGTCTTTTGATGTCCAGTTAGGAGACATTATCCTGACGGCAACAGATGGACTTTTTGACAACATGCCTGATTATATGATCCTTCAGGAGCTAAAAAAGTTAAAG AATTCAAATTATGAGAGTATACAACAGACGGCAAGAAGCATTGCTGAGCAAGCCCATGAGCTGGCCTATGACCCAAATTATATGTCACCTTTTGCACAGTTTGCATGTGACAATGGATTGAATGTGAGAG